The following are encoded together in the Candidatus Hydrogenedens sp. genome:
- a CDS encoding winged helix-turn-helix domain-containing protein, whose product MEQNEVNIAFEILLEKIEKVFNFLNEEGETAFKTQDYEKARQLNENGEKLKQFQEKIKVLQTEWQNLFSKRVYSSSRKRKSKGRLKRGLRTPESEFKIPILEAIVSLGGEGKTSKILELVFQKIKHKLNTHDLEPRNSNPEHKRWENTAHWTRYSLINEGLLSDNSPQGIWEITEKGRSFLGSQN is encoded by the coding sequence ATGGAACAAAACGAAGTAAATATAGCCTTCGAAATCCTGTTAGAAAAAATTGAAAAAGTTTTTAATTTTTTAAATGAAGAGGGAGAAACTGCTTTTAAAACTCAAGATTATGAAAAAGCAAGACAACTTAATGAAAATGGGGAAAAATTAAAACAATTCCAAGAAAAAATTAAAGTATTACAAACAGAATGGCAAAATCTATTTAGTAAAAGAGTATATTCAAGCAGTAGAAAAAGAAAATCTAAAGGTAGGTTGAAAAGAGGACTTCGGACTCCTGAATCTGAATTCAAAATTCCCATCTTAGAAGCAATTGTTAGCCTTGGAGGGGAAGGGAAAACGAGTAAAATCTTAGAGTTAGTTTTTCAAAAAATCAAGCATAAATTGAATACACACGATTTAGAACCTCGTAATTCAAATCCCGAACATAAAAGATGGGAAAACACGGCCCATTGGACAAGATATTCGCTCATCAATGAAGGATTACTCTCTGATAATTCTCCACAAGGTATCTGGGAAATAACTGAAAAAGGGCGTTCATTCTTGGGTTCGCAAAATTAG